Genomic window (Natronospira proteinivora):
ATTTGCTGCCCATTGTCGCGGTGGTGGCCTTTTTTCAGCTGATTGTCATCGGTAGCCCCCTGCCCGATTTGCTGGCCCTCCTCCAGGGCATGTTGTTCGTCATCATTGGACTGACTCTCTTCGTGCATGGCCTGGAAACCGGCCTCTTTCCCATCGGCGAATCCATGGCCAAAGCCTTTGCCAGCAAAGGCAGCGCATTTTGGCTGCTGGTGTTTGGTTTCTCCCTGGGTTTCGCAACCACGATTGCGGAGCCCGCATTGATTGCCATCGCCGGCGAGGCCGCCACGGTCGCCGCCGCAGAAGGCCGCATCGCTTCGGATCAAGCCGCCCAGGATGCCTGGGCGCTTGGATTGCGCATCACGGTGGGGCTGGCAGTGGGATGTGCCATCCTGCTTGGGGTGCTGCGCATTCTGCTGGGTTGGCCACTGCATTATCTGATCATCGGTGGTTACGGCCTGGTCATGGCCATGACCGGTTTCGCCCCGGAGGAAATC
Coding sequences:
- a CDS encoding DUF1538 family protein, coding for MNNAGKGILGSLLSSTRDLLPIVAVVAFFQLIVIGSPLPDLLALLQGMLFVIIGLTLFVHGLETGLFPIGESMAKAFASKGSAFWLLVFGFSLGFATTIAEPALIAIAGEAATVAAAEGRIASDQAAQDAWALGLRITVGLAVGCAILLGVLRILLGWPLHYLIIGGYGLVMAMTGFAPEEIVGIAYDAGGVTTSTITVPLVTALGVGLSMAIRGRNPAIDGFGLIAFASLTPMIFVMIYGVLS